In Corvus cornix cornix isolate S_Up_H32 chromosome 28, ASM73873v5, whole genome shotgun sequence, one genomic interval encodes:
- the WDR18 gene encoding LOW QUALITY PROTEIN: WD repeat-containing protein 18 (The sequence of the model RefSeq protein was modified relative to this genomic sequence to represent the inferred CDS: inserted 1 base in 1 codon) has product MAAPMEVALVSDAAGPLCNCSVWELHSGSALPGYRXGNSGPRGLALLGGEHLLGAQLGKSYINVWELQRKDQLQQKIICPGPVTCLTASPNGLYVLAGVAESIYLWEVSNGNLLAILNRHYQDLTCLCFTDDSSHFLSGAKDCLALVWNLYNVLQAEPSQIPDPRHVWSRHSLPITDLCCGFGGPLARAATASLDQTAKLWEISSGELLLSVLFDVGIMAVTLDLSEYHMFCGGMDGSIFQVDLCTWPVQRDRTFQTERENGKVFKGHRNQVTCLSVSTDGSLLLSGSHDETVRLWDIQSKQCLKTMNHKGPVTNAFIVLAPSNMVNPDGKPSVPLPKFSRHLHGTESSDEPGTEGVTLRLGLHQQEPGQSYLEKAERMYSQMYSTREKNLVGDQEHLTIQVSELEEEVSNLRKINKDLFDFSTRIITKPAK; this is encoded by the exons ATGGCGGCGCCCATGGAGGTGGCGCTGGTGTCGGACGCGGCGGGGCCGCTCTGCAACTGCTCGGTCTGGGAGCTGCACTCGGGCTCGGCCCTGCCCGGGTACC GCGGCAACAGCGGCCCGCGCGGACTCGCTCTGCTGGGCGGCGAGCACCTGCTGGGGGCCCAGCTCGGCAAGAGCTACATCAACGTCTGGGAGCTCCAGAGGAAG gaccagctgcagcagaagatCATCTGCCCCGGGCCTGTGACCTGCCTGACCGCCTCTCCCAACGGGCTCTACGTCCTGGCGGGGGTGGCTGAGAGCATCTACCTGTGGGAG GTGTCCAATGGGAACCTCCTCGCCATCCTGAACCGACACTACCAGGACCTCACGTGCCTCTGCTTCACCGACGACAGCAGCCACTTCCTCTCAGGGGCCAAGGACTGCCTGGCCCTGGTGTGGAACCTCTACAA TGTGTTGCAGGCAGAGCCCTCCCAGATCCCTGACCCCCGGCACGTCTGGTCCCGGCACAGCCTCCCCATCACCGACCTGTGCTGCGGCTTCGGAGGGCCCCTGGCACGGGCTGCCACCGCCTCCCTCGACCAGACAGCCAAG CTCTGGGAAATCTCCTCTGGGGAGCTCCTGCTTTCCGTGCTCTTCGACGTGGGGATCATGGCTGTGACTCTGGACCTCTCTGAGTACCACATGTTCTGCGGGGGCATGGACGGGTCCATCTTCCAGGTCGACCTCTGCACCTGG CCGGTCCAGAGAGACCGGACCTTCCAGACAGAGCGGGAGAACGGGAAGGTCTTCAAAGGGCACAG GAACCAGGTGACATGTCTGTCAGTCTCCACAGACGGCAGCCTCCTGCTCTCTGGCTCTCACGACGAAACCGTCAGGCTGTGGGACATCCAGAGCAAGCAGTGCCTGAAGACGATGAATCACAAAG GTCCAGTGACGAACGCCTTCATCGTGCTGGCCCCCTCCAACATGGTCAACCCCGATGGGAAGCCCAGCGTGCCCCTGCCCAAGTTCAGCAGACACCTGCATGGCACCGAGAGCAGCGACGAGCCGGGCACCGAGGGGGTGACGCTGCGCCTGGGGCTGCACCAGCAG GAGCCTGGGCAGAGCTAcctggagaaggcagagaggaTGTACTCACAGATGTACTCAACGAGGGAAAAG AACCTGGTGGGAGACCAGGAGCACCTGACGATCCAGGTGAGcgagctggaggaggaggtgagcaACCTCCGGAAAATCAACAAGGACCTCTTTGACTTCTCCACTCGCATCATCACCAAACCAGCCAAGTGA
- the GRIN3B gene encoding glutamate receptor ionotropic, NMDA 3B isoform X1 produces the protein MAGLRALWLLAAALGAAGGHPHPCLVPAPPGPGLGPGSGPTVRLGALLPPAPARARLRAALARAAGTGPGGSPGEVTLPHNLSLEVVGGGPAARDPGSLARWLCGALAGRGVAAVLALPRSRRELLQLDFLAAALQVPFVSILDTRWPLPFRAQSPFHFHMDRQSSLETLVDVLGSVLQANDWQETSLVLCHPWDTDGFLDLWAQRSQLFLRTVLDLGYLDEPRATRYLRQHRERVRTLSSPVLVLGCDLHRARLVFQVAEELGLPPQEFHWMLGFPLSASELQTEGLPPGLLAFGEVSRPPLELFVQDMVGLVSQAIAHAARGRPNPALLQTTGNCNERHRAVGESPGLFLSGFLANTSFHGQTGLVRVENTALVRPEQQFRVWSLRRDSQGVPTWVTVGTWSRGKLELEEGVWQSQRQHKSPSEAAEGAHTRLRVVTLVEHPFVFTRQVDEEGNCPAGQLCLDPGTNDSAVLDALFEKIGNGSVPREYKKCCYGYCIDLLEKLAEDMAFDFELYIVGDGKYGAWKNGRWTGLVGDLLSGMAHMAVTSFSINSARSKVIDFTSPFFSTSLGILVRTKDTASPIGAFMWPLHWTMWVGIFVALHMTALFLTLYEWKSPYGMTPHGRNRMKIFSYSSALNLCYAILFGRTVSSKTPKCCTGRFLMNLWAIFCLLVLSSYTANLAAVMVGDKTFEELSGIHDPKLHHPSQGFRFGTVWESSAEEYIKKSFPEMHEYMRRYNAPTTPDGVTMLKTEPAKLNAFIMDKSLLDYEVSIDSDCKLLTVGKPFAIEGYGIGLPQNSPLTSNVSEFISRYKSSGFIDLLHDKWYKMVPCGKRVFAVTETLQMGIYHFSGLFVLLCIGLSGSLLTSLGEHVFYRLVLPRIRRKKKFNYWLHTSQKIHRALNMGTEERKSQQLKLEQRCEPQPRSAPAAAQPWSALRKEARRVRFQLDKAPPEAEGSPWHPGNGRPLQPLDRAAGENELRELEEKIQEMREQLRAALLRKSELVSVLGTTKGGRALPAPLATEEAREERPSSAPPQDGSD, from the exons ATGGCGGGGCTGCGGGCGCTCTGGCTGCTGGCGGCGGCGCTGGGGGCGGCGGGGGGACACCCGCATCCCTGCCTCGTCCCggccccccccggccccggcctCGGCCCCGGCTCCGGTCCCACCGTGCGCCTCGGGGCGCTGCTGCCAcccgcgcccgcccgcgcccGGCTCCGCGCCGCGCTGGCCCGAGCCGCCGGTACCGGCCCCGGGGGGAGCCCCGGGGAGGTGACGCTGCCCCACAACCTCAGCCTGGAGGTGGTGGGGGGCGGCCCGGCGGCGCGGGACCCCGGCTCGCTGGCGCGGTGGCTGTGCGGGGCGCTGGCGGGGCGCGGCGTGGCCGCCGTCCTGGCTCtgccccgctcccgccgggaACTGCTCCAGCTCGACTTCCTCGCCGCCGCCCTCCAGGTCCCCTTCGTCAGCATCCTGGACACCCGCTGGCCGCTGCCTTTCCGAGCGCAG AGCCCCTTCCACTTCCACATGGACCGGCAGAGCTCACTGGAGACACTGGTGGATGTGCTGGGGAGCGTCCTGCAGGCCAACGACTGGCAGGAGACCAGCCTGGTGCTCTGCCACCCCTGGGACACCGACGGCTTCCTCGACCTCTGGGCCCAACgttcccagctcttcctccGCACTGTCCTGGACCTGGGCTACCTGGATGAGCCCAGGGCTACCCGCTACCTGCGGCAGCACAGGGAGCGTGTCAGGACCCTGTCCAGCCcggtgctggtgctgggctgtgacCTGCACCGTGCTCGGCTCGTCTTCCAGGTGGCCGAGGAGTTGGGGCTGCCACCGCAGGAATTCCACTGGATGCTGGGCTTCCCGCTCAGCGCTAGTGAGCTGCAGACCGAGGGGCtgcccccagggctgctggccTTCGGGGAGGTCAGCCGGCCACCGCTGGAGCTCTTCGTGCAGGACATGGTGGGACTGGTGTCCCAGGCCATTGCCCACGCTGCCCGCGGCCGCCCCaaccctgcactgctgcagaccACGGGCAACTGCAATGAGAGGCACCGGGCAGTTGGCGAGTCCCCAGGGCTCTTCCTTTCCGG GTTCCTGGCTAACACATCTTTCCATGGCCAGACGGGGCTGGTGCGTGTGGAGAACacggcactggtgaggccggAGCAGCAGTTCCGCGTCTGGAGTCTGCGCAGGGACTCGCAGGGGGTCCCCACCTGGGTGACAGTGGGCACCTGGAGCCGCGGcaagctggagctggaggagggcGTGTGGCAGAGCCAGCGGCAGCACAAGAGCCCCAGCGAGGCGGCCGAGGGGGCCCACACACGGCTGCGGGTGGTGACACTGGTGGAGCATCCTTTCGTCTTCACCAGGCAGGTGGATGAGGAAGGGAACTGCCCGGCcgggcagctctgcctggacCCTGGCACAAATGATTCGGCCGTGCTGGATGCCCTCTTTGAGAAGATTGGCAACGGCTCAGTGCCACGGGAGTACAAGAAATGCTGCTACGGGTACTGCATCGAcctgctggagaagctggctGAGGACATGGCCTTTGATTTCGAGCTCTACATCGTGGGCGATGGGAAATACGGGGCCTGGAAGAACGGGCGCTGGACGGGACTGGTGGGGGACCTGCTCAGTGGCATGGCCCACATGGCCGTCACCTCCTTCAGCATCAACTCGGCACGGAGCAAAGTCATCGACTTCACCAGCCCCTTCTTCTCCACCAGCCTGGGCATCCTGGTGAGGACCAAGGACACGGCGTCGCCCATCGGGGCCTTCATGTGGCCCCTGCACTGGACCATGTGGGTGGGCATCTTCGTGGCGCTGCACATGACCGCACTCTTCCTCACCCTGTACGAGTGGAAGAGCCCCTATGGAATGACCCCCCACGGCCGCAACCGCATGAAGATCTTCTCCTACTCCTCAGCCCTCAACCTCTGCTACGCCATCCTCTTTGGGCGCACCGTCTCCAGCAAGACGCCCAAGTGCTGCACTGGCCGCTTCCTCATGAACCTCTGGGCCATCTTCTGCCTCCTGGTGCTCTCCAGCTACACGGCCAACCTGGCGGCCGTCATGGTGGGGGACAAGACCTTTGAGGAGCTCTCGGGCATCCATGACCCAAAG CTCCATCACCCCTCACAGGGCTTCCGCTTCGGCACGGTGTGggagagcagtgctgaggaGTACATCAAGAAGAGCTTCCCCGAGATGCACGAGTACATGCGGCGCTACAATGCCCCCACCACTCCCGACGGCGTCACCATGCTCAA gacagagccCGCCAAGCTCAACGCCTTCATCATGGACAAATCACTGCTGGACTACGAGGTCTCCATCGACTCCGACTGCAAACTGCTCACTGTGGGCAAACCCTTCGCCATCGAAG GCTACGGCATCGGCCTCCCCCAGAACTCGCCGCTGACCTCCAACGTCTCCGAGTTCATCAGCCGCTACAAGTCCTCGGGGTTCATCGACCTCCTGCACGACAAGTGGTACAAGATGGTGCCCTGCGGCAAACGCGTCTTCGCCGTCACTGAG acCCTGCAGATGGGCATCTACCACTTCTCGGGGCTGTTCGTGCTGCTGTGCATCGGGCTGAGCGGCTCCCTGCTCACCTCGCTGGGCGAGCACGTCTTCTACCGCCTCGTCCTGCCCCGCATCCGGCGCAAGAAGAAATTCAACTACTGGCTGCACACGAGCCAG AAAATCCATCGGGCTCTGAACATGGGCACGGAGGAGCGGAAGAGCcagcagctgaagctggagCAGAG GTGCGAGCCCCAGCCGAGGTCGGCCCCGGcggcagcacagccctggagcGCCCTGCGGAAGGAGGCACGGCGGGTGCGCTTCCAGCTGGACAAAGCCCCTCCCGAGGCTGAGGGGTCCCCGTGGCACCCCGGGAACGGGCGGCCGCTGCAGCCCCTGGACAGGGCGGCCGGTGAGAACGAGCTccgggagctggaggagaagatccagGAGATGCGGGAGCAGCTGCGCGCGGCGCTGCTGAGGAAGAGCGAGCTGGTG
- the GRIN3B gene encoding glutamate receptor ionotropic, NMDA 3B isoform X2, with the protein MAGLRALWLLAAALGAAGGHPHPCLVPAPPGPGLGPGSGPTVRLGALLPPAPARARLRAALARAAGTGPGGSPGEVTLPHNLSLEVVGGGPAARDPGSLARWLCGALAGRGVAAVLALPRSRRELLQLDFLAAALQVPFVSILDTRWPLPFRAQSPFHFHMDRQSSLETLVDVLGSVLQANDWQETSLVLCHPWDTDGFLDLWAQRSQLFLRTVLDLGYLDEPRATRYLRQHRERVRTLSSPVLVLGCDLHRARLVFQVAEELGLPPQEFHWMLGFPLSASELQTEGLPPGLLAFGEVSRPPLELFVQDMVGLVSQAIAHAARGRPNPALLQTTGNCNERHRAVGESPGLFLSGFLANTSFHGQTGLVRVENTALVRPEQQFRVWSLRRDSQGVPTWVTVGTWSRGKLELEEGVWQSQRQHKSPSEAAEGAHTRLRVVTLVEHPFVFTRQVDEEGNCPAGQLCLDPGTNDSAVLDALFEKIGNGSVPREYKKCCYGYCIDLLEKLAEDMAFDFELYIVGDGKYGAWKNGRWTGLVGDLLSGMAHMAVTSFSINSARSKVIDFTSPFFSTSLGILVRTKDTASPIGAFMWPLHWTMWVGIFVALHMTALFLTLYEWKSPYGMTPHGRNRMKIFSYSSALNLCYAILFGRTVSSKTPKCCTGRFLMNLWAIFCLLVLSSYTANLAAVMVGDKTFEELSGIHDPKLHHPSQGFRFGTVWESSAEEYIKKSFPEMHEYMRRYNAPTTPDGVTMLKTEPAKLNAFIMDKSLLDYEVSIDSDCKLLTVGKPFAIEGYGIGLPQNSPLTSNVSEFISRYKSSGFIDLLHDKWYKMVPCGKRVFAVTETLQMGIYHFSGLFVLLCIGLSGSLLTSLGEHVFYRLVLPRIRRKKKFNYWLHTSQKIHRALNMGTEERKSQQLKLEQRCEPQPRSAPAAAQPWSALRKEARRVRFQLDKAPPEAEGSPWHPGNGRPLQPLDRAAGENELRELEEKIQEMREQLRAALLRKSELVSVLGTTKGGRALPAPLATEEAREER; encoded by the exons ATGGCGGGGCTGCGGGCGCTCTGGCTGCTGGCGGCGGCGCTGGGGGCGGCGGGGGGACACCCGCATCCCTGCCTCGTCCCggccccccccggccccggcctCGGCCCCGGCTCCGGTCCCACCGTGCGCCTCGGGGCGCTGCTGCCAcccgcgcccgcccgcgcccGGCTCCGCGCCGCGCTGGCCCGAGCCGCCGGTACCGGCCCCGGGGGGAGCCCCGGGGAGGTGACGCTGCCCCACAACCTCAGCCTGGAGGTGGTGGGGGGCGGCCCGGCGGCGCGGGACCCCGGCTCGCTGGCGCGGTGGCTGTGCGGGGCGCTGGCGGGGCGCGGCGTGGCCGCCGTCCTGGCTCtgccccgctcccgccgggaACTGCTCCAGCTCGACTTCCTCGCCGCCGCCCTCCAGGTCCCCTTCGTCAGCATCCTGGACACCCGCTGGCCGCTGCCTTTCCGAGCGCAG AGCCCCTTCCACTTCCACATGGACCGGCAGAGCTCACTGGAGACACTGGTGGATGTGCTGGGGAGCGTCCTGCAGGCCAACGACTGGCAGGAGACCAGCCTGGTGCTCTGCCACCCCTGGGACACCGACGGCTTCCTCGACCTCTGGGCCCAACgttcccagctcttcctccGCACTGTCCTGGACCTGGGCTACCTGGATGAGCCCAGGGCTACCCGCTACCTGCGGCAGCACAGGGAGCGTGTCAGGACCCTGTCCAGCCcggtgctggtgctgggctgtgacCTGCACCGTGCTCGGCTCGTCTTCCAGGTGGCCGAGGAGTTGGGGCTGCCACCGCAGGAATTCCACTGGATGCTGGGCTTCCCGCTCAGCGCTAGTGAGCTGCAGACCGAGGGGCtgcccccagggctgctggccTTCGGGGAGGTCAGCCGGCCACCGCTGGAGCTCTTCGTGCAGGACATGGTGGGACTGGTGTCCCAGGCCATTGCCCACGCTGCCCGCGGCCGCCCCaaccctgcactgctgcagaccACGGGCAACTGCAATGAGAGGCACCGGGCAGTTGGCGAGTCCCCAGGGCTCTTCCTTTCCGG GTTCCTGGCTAACACATCTTTCCATGGCCAGACGGGGCTGGTGCGTGTGGAGAACacggcactggtgaggccggAGCAGCAGTTCCGCGTCTGGAGTCTGCGCAGGGACTCGCAGGGGGTCCCCACCTGGGTGACAGTGGGCACCTGGAGCCGCGGcaagctggagctggaggagggcGTGTGGCAGAGCCAGCGGCAGCACAAGAGCCCCAGCGAGGCGGCCGAGGGGGCCCACACACGGCTGCGGGTGGTGACACTGGTGGAGCATCCTTTCGTCTTCACCAGGCAGGTGGATGAGGAAGGGAACTGCCCGGCcgggcagctctgcctggacCCTGGCACAAATGATTCGGCCGTGCTGGATGCCCTCTTTGAGAAGATTGGCAACGGCTCAGTGCCACGGGAGTACAAGAAATGCTGCTACGGGTACTGCATCGAcctgctggagaagctggctGAGGACATGGCCTTTGATTTCGAGCTCTACATCGTGGGCGATGGGAAATACGGGGCCTGGAAGAACGGGCGCTGGACGGGACTGGTGGGGGACCTGCTCAGTGGCATGGCCCACATGGCCGTCACCTCCTTCAGCATCAACTCGGCACGGAGCAAAGTCATCGACTTCACCAGCCCCTTCTTCTCCACCAGCCTGGGCATCCTGGTGAGGACCAAGGACACGGCGTCGCCCATCGGGGCCTTCATGTGGCCCCTGCACTGGACCATGTGGGTGGGCATCTTCGTGGCGCTGCACATGACCGCACTCTTCCTCACCCTGTACGAGTGGAAGAGCCCCTATGGAATGACCCCCCACGGCCGCAACCGCATGAAGATCTTCTCCTACTCCTCAGCCCTCAACCTCTGCTACGCCATCCTCTTTGGGCGCACCGTCTCCAGCAAGACGCCCAAGTGCTGCACTGGCCGCTTCCTCATGAACCTCTGGGCCATCTTCTGCCTCCTGGTGCTCTCCAGCTACACGGCCAACCTGGCGGCCGTCATGGTGGGGGACAAGACCTTTGAGGAGCTCTCGGGCATCCATGACCCAAAG CTCCATCACCCCTCACAGGGCTTCCGCTTCGGCACGGTGTGggagagcagtgctgaggaGTACATCAAGAAGAGCTTCCCCGAGATGCACGAGTACATGCGGCGCTACAATGCCCCCACCACTCCCGACGGCGTCACCATGCTCAA gacagagccCGCCAAGCTCAACGCCTTCATCATGGACAAATCACTGCTGGACTACGAGGTCTCCATCGACTCCGACTGCAAACTGCTCACTGTGGGCAAACCCTTCGCCATCGAAG GCTACGGCATCGGCCTCCCCCAGAACTCGCCGCTGACCTCCAACGTCTCCGAGTTCATCAGCCGCTACAAGTCCTCGGGGTTCATCGACCTCCTGCACGACAAGTGGTACAAGATGGTGCCCTGCGGCAAACGCGTCTTCGCCGTCACTGAG acCCTGCAGATGGGCATCTACCACTTCTCGGGGCTGTTCGTGCTGCTGTGCATCGGGCTGAGCGGCTCCCTGCTCACCTCGCTGGGCGAGCACGTCTTCTACCGCCTCGTCCTGCCCCGCATCCGGCGCAAGAAGAAATTCAACTACTGGCTGCACACGAGCCAG AAAATCCATCGGGCTCTGAACATGGGCACGGAGGAGCGGAAGAGCcagcagctgaagctggagCAGAG GTGCGAGCCCCAGCCGAGGTCGGCCCCGGcggcagcacagccctggagcGCCCTGCGGAAGGAGGCACGGCGGGTGCGCTTCCAGCTGGACAAAGCCCCTCCCGAGGCTGAGGGGTCCCCGTGGCACCCCGGGAACGGGCGGCCGCTGCAGCCCCTGGACAGGGCGGCCGGTGAGAACGAGCTccgggagctggaggagaagatccagGAGATGCGGGAGCAGCTGCGCGCGGCGCTGCTGAGGAAGAGCGAGCTGGTG